One genomic window of Mucilaginibacter sp. SJ includes the following:
- a CDS encoding DeoR family transcriptional regulator — translation MDFLSYEKRLAYLLELVTKGRLRSLDDVAGRFDCSTRTVKRMINHLRDQGHQIQYDRLEKKYFLKKDE, via the coding sequence ATGGATTTTTTGTCTTATGAAAAACGATTGGCTTATTTATTGGAACTGGTCACTAAAGGTCGGCTACGTTCTCTTGATGACGTTGCCGGAAGATTCGACTGCAGCACTCGTACCGTCAAGCGGATGATCAATCATCTTCGTGATCAAGGGCATCAGATTCAATACGATCGTCTTGAAAAAAAATATTTTTTAAAAAAAGATGAGTGA
- a CDS encoding MauE/DoxX family redox-associated membrane protein encodes MRVAIIYTAQFLLILLWLYTASSKLFQYELFRQSLDRQHFSSLLTHLLYWALPAAELGCAACILSTRTLRLGFWISETLLTIFTVYIILVLLNFFENVPCSCGGVIEMLTWKGHLFFNLFFIVVNTLGLISLAGKGGQFSDR; translated from the coding sequence ATGAGAGTTGCAATTATATATACCGCACAATTTTTATTGATCTTACTTTGGCTGTATACTGCCTCAAGTAAGCTGTTTCAGTATGAATTATTCCGTCAGTCTTTAGACCGACAGCATTTTTCTTCCTTATTAACCCATTTACTTTATTGGGCCTTACCTGCAGCTGAATTAGGATGCGCGGCATGCATTTTATCTACGCGGACTTTACGATTGGGTTTTTGGATATCCGAAACGTTGTTGACCATATTTACGGTATATATTATCCTGGTATTATTAAATTTTTTTGAAAATGTTCCTTGTTCTTGCGGCGGGGTGATTGAAATGCTTACCTGGAAAGGTCATCTTTTTTTTAACCTATTCTTTATAGTCGTAAATACCCTTGGTTTAATTTCATTAGCTGGGAAAGGAGGTCAGTTTTCAGACAGATAA
- a CDS encoding DUF6520 family protein, translating into MKKVIIPAAAVALALSFSAFTSAKKVTSNFFEYTSSSLAESAIKNRANYQAASSDAACTASQNVCGVVLSTAKDIGTLPDATEFASQTADLWASQQGHSATNGDIEMKP; encoded by the coding sequence ATGAAAAAGGTAATTATCCCTGCAGCAGCAGTTGCTTTAGCATTATCGTTTAGCGCATTCACTTCCGCTAAAAAAGTAACCAGCAATTTTTTTGAATACACGTCTTCCTCGTTAGCCGAAAGTGCTATAAAAAACCGAGCAAATTATCAGGCGGCCTCATCTGATGCTGCCTGCACAGCCAGCCAAAATGTCTGTGGCGTGGTTTTATCGACTGCAAAAGACATTGGCACGTTACCGGATGCGACCGAGTTTGCATCGCAAACTGCTGATCTTTGGGCCTCACAACAGGGGCATTCAGCAACCAATGGTGATATAGAAATGAAACCATAA
- a CDS encoding RagB/SusD family nutrient uptake outer membrane protein has translation MKKTYILTFTRVYLSMSLCILVSSLSGCKKYLDSKPDQSISTPSTIDDLYGIIYNYNFVNARYPSASEVASDDYYLTTADYNSLTNPQNNYYLWTKYSLNIGDYTAAYNAVEYMNVILDALPKITPATDSQLNNVKGAALFIRASYHFSLSQLYSKPYNSATAGSDLGIAIRNTSNVNVKPKRGSVEDAYTSIIGDLKQALPLLPIKITQKYLPSRPAAWGLLARIYLSMSDFKDAGIYADSALKSYGTLMDYNAISSTATIPFKQFNDEVLYDARTSAPSALLSSRAKVDTVLYGSYQANDLRKAILFRTNANGSKSFKGNYTGLNTAALFTGIATNELYLTRAECYARNGNLSDGAADLNMLLQNRWKKGTFIPLTYNNVSALVNAIIAERRKELPFRSLRWIDLRRLNLSETNKITLTRNINNVVYQLPPNADRYVFAIDQNAVNISGLEQNP, from the coding sequence ATGAAAAAGACTTACATACTAACCTTTACCCGGGTTTACCTTTCTATGTCACTTTGCATACTTGTTAGTTCGTTAAGCGGTTGCAAAAAATATCTTGACAGTAAACCTGACCAAAGCATTTCAACCCCATCAACGATTGATGATCTGTATGGGATCATTTACAATTACAATTTTGTAAATGCCCGTTATCCTTCTGCTTCTGAGGTAGCCTCAGATGATTATTATTTGACTACTGCAGATTATAACTCGCTTACAAATCCCCAGAACAATTACTATCTATGGACAAAATATAGCTTAAACATTGGGGATTATACAGCCGCATACAATGCTGTTGAATATATGAACGTTATATTGGATGCCTTACCAAAAATCACCCCTGCCACTGATTCTCAATTAAATAATGTTAAAGGGGCTGCCTTATTTATCCGTGCCTCGTATCATTTTTCCTTAAGTCAACTTTATTCAAAGCCGTATAATTCAGCTACAGCTGGCTCTGATCTTGGCATAGCTATCAGAAACACCTCTAATGTTAACGTCAAACCCAAAAGAGGATCAGTTGAAGATGCTTATACTTCAATAATTGGCGATCTGAAACAAGCATTACCATTATTACCTATAAAAATTACCCAAAAATATCTTCCAAGCCGGCCGGCCGCTTGGGGTTTACTGGCAAGAATCTATTTATCCATGTCAGATTTTAAAGATGCAGGCATCTACGCTGATTCCGCACTTAAATCGTATGGAACTTTAATGGATTATAATGCCATCTCATCAACCGCTACAATTCCTTTTAAGCAATTTAATGACGAGGTTTTGTATGATGCCAGGACCAGTGCCCCGTCAGCTTTGTTATCTTCAAGGGCCAAGGTAGACACAGTGTTATATGGCAGCTACCAGGCAAATGATTTAAGGAAAGCTATATTATTTAGAACGAATGCAAACGGTTCCAAATCATTTAAGGGCAATTATACTGGTTTGAATACAGCAGCCCTATTCACAGGCATCGCCACTAACGAATTGTACCTGACGAGGGCGGAATGCTACGCAAGAAACGGTAATTTGAGTGATGGTGCCGCAGACCTCAACATGCTGTTGCAAAATCGATGGAAGAAAGGAACGTTTATTCCATTGACCTATAACAATGTATCAGCGCTTGTAAACGCTATTATTGCAGAGCGACGAAAGGAACTGCCGTTTAGGTCCCTCAGATGGATAGACCTTAGAAGATTAAATTTAAGTGAAACCAATAAAATTACGTTAACCAGGAATATTAATAATGTGGTTTACCAATTACCACCAAATGCGGATAGGTACGTTTTTGCTATCGATCAAAATGCTGTTAATATCAGCGGACTCGAACAAAATCCGTAG